Within bacterium, the genomic segment TTACCACCCATTCGTCGCTGTCTAACGGACCATTTTTCTGTAGAATACTATCAGGAACGCCAATTTTCCCGATATCGTGTAAAATACTTGCATGGTCGATGATTAGTAGTTCGTGATTGACAAACCCAATCGATTGGGCAAACGCCCGTGACCAACCATTCACCCGTTCACTATGTCCAAGAGTATATCCATCGCGCAACTCCACCGTCCGGGCAAGCGCATAAATCACTTCCTGAGCATGAACCAACTCGTCGGTGAATCGTTTTAAACTGGTTAGCGATTTCACCCGCGCTAACAAAATTATATGATCGATCGGCTTTGTGAGAAAATCGTCTGCGCCTACCGTAATTCCCGCCACCCAAGCGTCGCGTGAATCAAGTGCAGTAACCATCACACAAGGTATTAACCGGGTTAACGGATTTTCTTTTATCGTGCGAATTAACTCGTATCCGTCTAACCGAGGCATCATAGCATCGGTCATGATTAGATCAAACGAATTACGCGACATGATGTCGAGTGCTTCTAATCCGTTTGCTGCGGTCATTACTTCGTACTGCTCGGCTATTAGTACTTGTCGCAAGATATCGCGGATGCCATCGTCGTCGTCGACAATTAATACACGAGAGTGTTTCGTTGCTCCCGGAAACAGCTCGGGATGACCGCCAAATATTTTCGTTATTTCTGTCGCTTCTGGCATTATCGTTGTTCCCTATACATAAGTAATGTACGAAGAAACAAGAACAATTGTCTACGAGATCAATAAATACTGTGTGATTGTGGAACATTCCCCAAAATCATTTACGCTCAGAATTTAACACTAAACAATTTGTTTTGAAAGTTTGACAGACAATGCATAATGGCAAATCGGTTATGCCAAGTAACAAAACTTATCCGCTTTTCTCTTACTGAGAGGATGTGATGTTTCCAGAGTTTAGCGGAAAAATACTGGATGGTTGGGAATAG encodes:
- a CDS encoding response regulator, which gives rise to MPEATEITKIFGGHPELFPGATKHSRVLIVDDDDGIRDILRQVLIAEQYEVMTAANGLEALDIMSRNSFDLIMTDAMMPRLDGYELIRTIKENPLTRLIPCVMVTALDSRDAWVAGITVGADDFLTKPIDHIILLARVKSLTSLKRFTDELVHAQEVIYALARTVELRDGYTLGHSERVNGWSRAFAQSIGFVNHELLIIDHASILHDIGKIGVPDSILQKNGPLDSDEWVVMRQHPEVGAAICSPLKMLEPVLPLIRSHQERWNGTGYPDGLSGDDIPIGAQLIATVDAWDALITDRPYRKGMEKKTAIKTLERETENGLWQPELINLWLSGVTDNKWGL